From a single Bryobacter aggregatus MPL3 genomic region:
- the rpmG gene encoding 50S ribosomal protein L33, producing MRINIKLVSTAGTGHYYTTTKNPKKTTEKLTKKKFDPVIRKHVDYKEYKIT from the coding sequence ATGCGCATCAATATCAAATTGGTCTCCACCGCCGGTACGGGCCACTACTACACAACCACCAAGAATCCTAAGAAGACCACCGAAAAGCTCACCAAGAAGAAGTTCGATCCGGTGATCCGCAAGCACGTCGACTACAAAGAATACAAGATCACCTAG
- a CDS encoding DUF3526 domain-containing protein → MAILLVGMQWWQGLELHSEADRAGREAQRLWADHPPAFPLDTLMGAVYAPAVASPLSSFDAGDGPWLGSSLWLQLGRLARIQDQVGYDYAPAGRQIGLTAAILAQIAIPMLALLLCWQRREAIAAGSTESWTAMLIALFERCAPALAIACLLSAMLSWKMLGLNGATRLLLLLGCYLLYALAAASICWLAYRYIPDTSRATLVLASFWLFNIALARPTTTNLAGALYPLPTIDAMARKIEFERANGYNGVETRKDRERRFIAEALVEYQVKSIDQLPVNLSAILLKKEERHQREVFVRRLGELNELYRSQERFEQLTSFAAPMVGIQIASSALAATDFASEREQLNQADLYWDNMVRKVYEDIVVSSGPEGKKIIRGPEYWRQFPFVHPSLPSPAHALNSSLLPSAFLLLWAAAGFFLSKQQKENRSKTMEIEIPV, encoded by the coding sequence TTGGCAATCTTGCTGGTAGGAATGCAATGGTGGCAGGGACTGGAGTTGCACTCTGAGGCGGATCGCGCAGGCCGGGAAGCACAGCGTCTCTGGGCCGACCACCCGCCCGCATTTCCGCTCGACACCTTAATGGGAGCCGTGTACGCGCCCGCCGTGGCGTCGCCGCTCAGCAGCTTTGATGCAGGAGATGGTCCTTGGTTGGGCAGCTCCCTGTGGTTGCAACTGGGAAGACTCGCCCGCATCCAGGATCAGGTGGGGTACGACTATGCGCCGGCAGGCCGGCAAATCGGTCTAACCGCCGCCATCCTTGCGCAGATCGCCATTCCGATGCTGGCCTTGCTGCTCTGCTGGCAACGCCGGGAAGCCATTGCGGCCGGGAGCACGGAGAGCTGGACGGCAATGCTCATTGCTTTGTTCGAGCGCTGTGCACCGGCACTCGCGATTGCCTGTCTCCTCAGCGCAATGTTGAGCTGGAAGATGCTAGGGCTGAATGGAGCCACCCGGCTGCTATTGCTGCTTGGGTGCTACCTGCTCTATGCGCTGGCGGCGGCCAGTATCTGCTGGCTGGCCTATCGTTACATTCCGGACACTTCGCGGGCCACGCTGGTGTTGGCTAGTTTTTGGTTATTCAATATAGCCCTGGCTCGTCCGACCACCACGAATCTGGCAGGAGCGCTGTATCCGCTTCCGACGATCGATGCGATGGCCCGGAAGATTGAATTTGAACGAGCCAACGGCTACAACGGCGTCGAGACGAGGAAGGACCGCGAGCGCCGTTTCATAGCAGAAGCGTTGGTCGAATATCAGGTGAAGAGCATTGACCAGTTGCCCGTCAATCTGTCGGCAATCCTGCTGAAGAAAGAGGAGCGGCACCAACGCGAGGTTTTCGTTCGCCGTCTTGGCGAATTGAATGAGCTATATCGCAGCCAGGAACGATTTGAGCAGCTCACTTCGTTTGCCGCTCCGATGGTTGGAATTCAGATCGCGTCAAGCGCACTGGCAGCAACGGACTTTGCCAGTGAGCGGGAACAACTGAACCAGGCCGATTTGTACTGGGACAACATGGTGCGGAAAGTTTATGAGGACATCGTGGTGTCCAGTGGACCGGAAGGGAAAAAGATCATTCGGGGCCCAGAATACTGGCGGCAGTTTCCTTTTGTCCATCCGTCCTTACCAAGCCCAGCCCATGCCCTGAACTCCAGCCTGCTCCCGTCTGCGTTCCTGCTGCTTTGGGCCGCAGCGGGCTTTTTCCTATCCAAGCAGCAAAAAGAAAACCGATCGAAAACAATGGAGATCGAGATCCCCGTATGA
- a CDS encoding DUF2237 family protein encodes MANPQRNVLGQILVPCSTNPMTGFFRTGCCETNEEDTGRHLICALMTEDFLAFSKAAGNDLSTPHPEFGFPGLKPGDQWCLCALRWKEALEAGCAPQVVLESTHHSVLQFVTMPDLHAHAIVLPGPVH; translated from the coding sequence ATGGCGAATCCTCAGCGCAACGTCCTGGGCCAGATCCTGGTCCCCTGTTCTACAAATCCAATGACCGGTTTCTTCCGCACGGGCTGCTGCGAAACCAATGAAGAGGACACTGGGCGGCATCTCATTTGTGCGCTCATGACGGAAGACTTCCTGGCCTTCTCAAAGGCTGCTGGCAATGATCTGTCCACCCCGCACCCGGAGTTTGGTTTCCCCGGTTTGAAGCCCGGAGATCAATGGTGCCTCTGTGCGCTCCGTTGGAAGGAAGCGCTCGAAGCCGGATGCGCTCCCCAGGTGGTTCTCGAGTCCACGCACCATAGCGTGCTGCAGTTTGTCACCATGCCCGATCTGCACGCCCACGCCATTGTTTTGCCGGGCCCTGTGCACTAG
- a CDS encoding PBP1A family penicillin-binding protein: MRILLHPVGRIVLASLAFIFIGGLLFFGFLYNKYSREIDEKLAAGPFRNASRIYAAPHVLALGDPLDREELVGQLRRSGYSDSSGNPVGHYVLRGDSIEIYPGPDSFFARDGGLVRIADGKISQIVSLVDNSVRNQYQLEPELVTNIFDRSRQKRRMVRYEDLPKTLVNAVTSVEDKRFFKHSGFDPIRIVKALMVDISTGRHAEGASTLSQQLARGFFLTPEKTWRRKINEALYTLILEQKLTKEQIFEYYANYVPLGWRGGFNIFGFGEAAQAYLGKDVRDVTLPEAALLAGLIQRPSATNPFVYPEKAKTRRNIVLRLMRDNDYIDERLYAPATATEVRTVRGNGDSADSSYFVDLVNDTLTQKFPSIDFQDGGYRVFTSLDVDLQRDAADAVRAGLKEVDEAIARRHKNDKDGKPATVQVALVALDPRNGEIKALVGGRNYGLSQLNRAMAKRQPGSIFKPLVYAAALNTALFDSEKVFTPTTMLVDEPTTFYYDGRSYDPGNYQEKYYGAVSLRTALMKSLNIPTIKLAEAVGYGEVVKLARRAGLNMEVRATPSVALGAYEVTPIEMAGAYTMFPTNGIASRPSWVRTIRDRFGGNIFEQKVERHEVLDPRIDYIMVNLMEDVLRAGTGAGVRTRGFTLPAGGKTGSSRDGWFAGFTSKLVCVVWVGFDDNRDIKLTGGQTALPIWTEFMKRAHTHREYRNVHGFEAPQGVVSAEVDVATGKLGAGRTEYYVAGTQPVEGVSGQTQVFGWDLEEPKAGVSSHPSSAGGEGQVSSGGRSVTIRKKDGETARSAEGDAGRRAKPGEEGSQDKKSIWGKIRSIFK, translated from the coding sequence GTGCGCATTCTTCTTCATCCTGTCGGGCGCATCGTCCTGGCGTCACTCGCCTTTATTTTCATCGGCGGCCTGCTCTTTTTTGGCTTCCTGTACAACAAGTACTCGCGTGAAATTGACGAAAAACTGGCCGCTGGTCCCTTCCGCAACGCCTCCCGCATCTATGCCGCCCCGCATGTTCTAGCGCTCGGAGATCCTCTCGATCGCGAAGAACTCGTGGGCCAACTGCGGCGCAGTGGCTATAGCGATTCCAGCGGCAATCCGGTCGGCCATTATGTCCTGCGCGGCGACTCGATCGAGATCTATCCCGGTCCCGATTCTTTCTTTGCCCGCGATGGGGGCCTGGTCCGCATCGCCGATGGCAAGATATCGCAAATCGTCTCGCTGGTCGATAATAGCGTCCGCAACCAGTACCAGTTGGAGCCGGAACTGGTGACGAATATTTTCGACCGTTCCCGCCAAAAGCGCCGCATGGTCCGCTACGAGGATCTGCCCAAGACGCTCGTGAATGCGGTTACCAGTGTCGAAGACAAACGCTTCTTCAAACACTCTGGCTTTGATCCGATCCGCATTGTGAAGGCGCTCATGGTCGACATCTCGACCGGACGCCATGCCGAAGGAGCCTCCACGCTCAGCCAGCAATTGGCGCGTGGTTTCTTCCTCACTCCAGAGAAGACCTGGCGGCGCAAGATCAATGAAGCGTTGTACACGCTGATCCTCGAACAGAAGCTCACCAAAGAGCAGATCTTTGAGTACTATGCGAATTACGTTCCGTTGGGCTGGCGGGGTGGCTTCAATATTTTTGGCTTTGGCGAGGCCGCGCAAGCCTATCTGGGCAAGGATGTCCGAGACGTCACGCTGCCTGAGGCGGCCCTGCTCGCAGGGTTGATCCAGCGTCCGAGCGCAACCAATCCTTTTGTGTACCCGGAGAAGGCGAAGACCCGCCGCAATATCGTTCTCCGTCTGATGCGCGACAACGACTACATCGACGAACGGCTCTATGCGCCCGCCACGGCCACCGAAGTGCGCACCGTCCGCGGCAATGGCGACTCGGCCGATTCCTCCTATTTCGTCGATCTCGTCAACGATACCCTCACCCAGAAGTTTCCTTCGATCGATTTCCAGGATGGCGGCTACCGTGTCTTCACCTCGCTTGATGTCGATTTGCAACGCGACGCTGCCGATGCTGTACGCGCCGGGCTCAAGGAAGTCGACGAAGCGATCGCCCGCAGGCATAAGAATGACAAGGATGGCAAGCCCGCTACCGTCCAGGTGGCCCTGGTTGCTCTCGATCCGCGCAATGGCGAAATCAAGGCGCTGGTGGGCGGACGCAATTACGGGCTATCGCAATTGAACCGGGCCATGGCCAAACGCCAACCGGGTTCGATCTTCAAACCGCTGGTCTATGCGGCTGCCTTGAATACGGCTCTGTTTGACAGCGAGAAGGTCTTCACGCCCACCACCATGCTGGTGGACGAACCCACTACCTTCTATTACGATGGCCGCTCCTATGATCCCGGCAACTACCAGGAAAAATACTACGGAGCCGTCAGCCTGCGCACGGCCTTGATGAAGAGCCTGAACATCCCCACCATTAAGCTGGCCGAAGCCGTTGGCTATGGGGAAGTGGTGAAGCTCGCTCGCCGCGCGGGTTTGAATATGGAGGTCCGGGCGACGCCTTCCGTAGCGCTCGGCGCCTATGAGGTGACGCCGATCGAAATGGCGGGTGCCTATACGATGTTCCCCACCAACGGGATCGCTTCGCGGCCCAGTTGGGTGCGCACCATTCGCGACCGCTTTGGAGGCAACATTTTCGAGCAGAAGGTGGAGCGCCACGAAGTGCTCGATCCGCGTATTGATTACATCATGGTGAATCTCATGGAAGACGTGCTGCGCGCCGGTACCGGTGCTGGCGTCCGCACCCGAGGCTTTACCTTACCGGCGGGCGGCAAGACGGGCAGCAGCCGCGATGGCTGGTTTGCCGGCTTCACCTCAAAGCTGGTTTGCGTCGTCTGGGTTGGCTTTGATGACAATCGCGACATCAAGCTGACCGGCGGACAAACCGCACTGCCGATCTGGACCGAATTCATGAAGCGCGCCCACACCCACCGTGAGTATCGCAATGTCCATGGCTTTGAGGCGCCGCAAGGTGTGGTCTCGGCTGAGGTCGATGTGGCCACTGGCAAGCTGGGCGCAGGACGCACCGAGTATTATGTCGCTGGCACGCAGCCGGTTGAAGGAGTGAGCGGCCAGACGCAGGTCTTTGGCTGGGATCTGGAAGAGCCGAAAGCGGGCGTTTCGTCCCACCCTTCTTCTGCGGGCGGGGAAGGGCAGGTCTCTTCTGGGGGCCGCAGCGTGACGATCCGGAAGAAAGACGGAGAGACGGCTCGATCTGCTGAGGGCGATGCCGGACGCCGGGCAAAGCCGGGGGAGGAAGGGTCCCAGGACAAAAAGAGTATTTGGGGCAAGATCCGGTCGATATTCAAATAA
- a CDS encoding tetratricopeptide repeat protein yields the protein MRLRTLFVSTMAVSALLGQPHANNFTTASTATPSSVANPIPPPEKAELSPEMRGDIFMARKMFREAVEMYQQMPANSPVTWNKVGIAYHQLSQLDLARKQYERSVKLNPKYAEAINNLGTVAYAQKNYRRATNHYRKALLYAPNSASIHSNLGTALFARKKYELAFTSYQTALSLDPNVFENRGSQGTVLQERSVDERAKFHYHLAKLYAKGGQNDRAMQYLRKALEEGFSERDKIAGDEAFRAIKDEPEFQTLLKSEFRVL from the coding sequence ATGCGACTACGCACCCTGTTTGTTTCGACAATGGCTGTCTCGGCTCTGCTTGGCCAGCCTCACGCCAATAATTTCACCACCGCGTCGACTGCGACGCCTTCGTCTGTAGCGAATCCGATTCCGCCTCCAGAGAAAGCGGAACTCAGCCCCGAGATGCGGGGCGATATTTTCATGGCACGGAAGATGTTCCGTGAGGCGGTCGAGATGTACCAGCAGATGCCGGCAAACTCCCCGGTCACCTGGAACAAAGTGGGCATCGCTTACCACCAGCTGAGCCAGCTCGATTTGGCGCGCAAGCAGTATGAGCGATCGGTCAAGCTGAACCCGAAGTATGCGGAAGCAATCAACAACCTCGGCACGGTAGCGTATGCTCAGAAGAACTATCGTCGCGCAACCAATCACTATCGAAAAGCCCTTCTCTACGCCCCGAATTCGGCGAGCATCCACTCCAATCTGGGAACCGCACTGTTCGCCCGCAAGAAGTACGAATTGGCCTTCACCTCTTACCAGACCGCGCTGAGCCTCGATCCGAATGTGTTTGAAAATCGGGGATCGCAGGGGACCGTTCTGCAGGAGCGCAGTGTCGATGAGCGGGCCAAGTTCCACTATCATCTGGCCAAGCTTTATGCCAAGGGAGGGCAAAACGACCGGGCCATGCAGTACTTGCGGAAAGCGCTCGAGGAAGGTTTCTCCGAGCGGGATAAGATTGCGGGCGACGAAGCATTCCGGGCCATCAAGGATGAGCCCGAGTTTCAGACACTTCTGAAGTCGGAGTTCCGTGTCCTCTAG
- a CDS encoding tetratricopeptide repeat protein, translating into MSSSSKSFTIYSILILALAGCSRQAPSPVNSRLVIQEFENQGPDPAQNWMGSLIAYASAQRLVQDPRLAVSVVHDAEGWRELGAGRLISGTIRPAGQDFLIEARLTDTATSNILSSFTAKVPESGLLQVSAQMLGRMLDAKLTEIPADLGAWRAFMQAQSQKTLDPFLALQQRFPGFAPAYPVIIDQLLRAGRTEEAQAMAAKLPSDADPLTKAQTSLLLAPDATAKVAAAKKLLPLRPSDLRLRAEIAATAANLGDWPTAVEEYQELSRQEPNKPDWWNSLGYAYANQGQVPEAVKAMEQYRRLAPNEANPIDSLGEIYYMNRNFKEAAHSFQQAAQRFPNFQNGVEWRKAAFANFYGGDVKAADLLFDTWLKQVFANAPSHAQFFQRAVWLARTGRWPQAQALLQTESKKSTGDLKAALDLYLEILRFGVDGVRPSPATLQALSAQIRDPNLRTEFSIFALLSQPAPNEAALAARIQAAMPQPQLVKLRTEMLAAAHRLFTPVDPTKPKIFPLPTGIDTAFHAMLLRFEIPVIR; encoded by the coding sequence GTGTCCTCTAGCAGCAAATCTTTCACAATTTATTCGATCCTCATTCTGGCGCTTGCCGGGTGTTCCCGGCAGGCGCCTTCTCCTGTCAATTCGCGTCTCGTGATTCAGGAGTTTGAGAATCAAGGGCCCGATCCCGCGCAGAACTGGATGGGGTCTCTCATTGCCTATGCAAGCGCCCAGCGCCTGGTGCAAGACCCCCGGCTGGCGGTCTCCGTCGTGCATGATGCGGAGGGCTGGCGCGAACTGGGGGCGGGCCGCCTCATCAGCGGAACGATTCGTCCGGCGGGCCAGGACTTTCTCATCGAAGCGCGTCTCACCGACACCGCCACTTCCAACATTCTTTCCAGCTTCACGGCAAAGGTGCCGGAATCCGGTTTGCTCCAGGTTTCCGCGCAAATGCTGGGCCGTATGCTGGACGCAAAGCTGACGGAGATTCCTGCTGATCTCGGCGCGTGGCGCGCCTTCATGCAAGCCCAGTCGCAGAAGACGCTCGATCCCTTTCTGGCGCTGCAGCAACGCTTCCCGGGCTTTGCTCCGGCCTATCCGGTGATCATCGATCAGCTCTTGCGTGCAGGGAGAACGGAAGAAGCGCAGGCGATGGCGGCGAAGCTCCCGTCCGATGCTGATCCGTTGACCAAGGCGCAAACCAGCCTTCTACTTGCGCCAGACGCCACGGCAAAGGTGGCGGCGGCAAAGAAGCTCCTCCCTTTGCGTCCCAGCGACTTGCGGCTCCGGGCAGAAATCGCAGCCACGGCGGCCAATCTTGGCGATTGGCCCACCGCGGTGGAAGAGTATCAGGAACTCTCCCGGCAGGAACCGAACAAACCCGATTGGTGGAACAGCCTCGGCTACGCTTACGCCAACCAGGGGCAAGTACCCGAAGCGGTCAAGGCCATGGAGCAGTATCGCCGTCTTGCTCCAAACGAAGCCAATCCGATCGATTCACTGGGTGAAATCTACTACATGAATCGTAACTTCAAAGAAGCGGCCCACTCCTTCCAGCAGGCGGCGCAACGTTTCCCGAACTTCCAAAACGGAGTGGAGTGGCGCAAGGCTGCTTTTGCAAATTTCTATGGCGGCGATGTGAAGGCGGCGGATCTTCTCTTTGACACCTGGTTGAAGCAGGTGTTTGCCAACGCTCCGAGCCACGCACAGTTCTTCCAGCGTGCCGTCTGGCTGGCTCGTACGGGCCGTTGGCCCCAAGCGCAGGCCTTACTGCAGACGGAGTCCAAGAAGAGCACTGGTGACCTCAAGGCGGCCCTTGATCTCTATCTGGAAATCCTGCGCTTCGGCGTTGATGGCGTGCGGCCCTCCCCGGCCACGCTGCAGGCGCTCAGCGCGCAGATCCGGGATCCGAATCTGCGCACCGAATTTTCGATCTTTGCCCTGCTCAGCCAGCCTGCTCCCAATGAAGCGGCTCTGGCCGCTCGTATCCAGGCGGCGATGCCGCAACCGCAACTGGTGAAGCTGCGTACCGAGATGCTGGCTGCCGCGCACCGGCTCTTTACTCCGGTCGATCCAACGAAGCCAAAAATCTTCCCTCTCCCCACAGGAATTGATACAGCTTTTCACGCAATGCTTTTGCGATTTGAGATCCCTGTGATACGATAG
- a CDS encoding DUF3526 domain-containing protein — MTSPIAFGSSRLGRTPYVLQGLLLVALVALIVFASSVSAGIGQTETTLQRYSMKEPQVADPGSVYVEVTLPPPALLQLSSGLVGMAPSMHLIRLLATRPLTNVDVIEHPARRRYGRVDLSFVFLLVLPIAILPICFFLYRQCLASGAIEKLLSGKVSMFDFCIERILMPLGVFSGVIILSTLASLYASGMQIGSNERLGRLSFWVAIVSVYLLGWLLLFAWLLLRGSSFAGAAIRYTGIFLISVIGVPFLLQSIGSAIARPQSRLEISIDRRNLSKTIQLPEQAVVDQFLQSQGAPAIDWSQPLGNTRLIALKSLMVEEQLRPKVEAFESSVRRMEQLSQIGSWLSPYTVTQFAVDDLAGSGLSRYTEFREAAIVFFQQWKTYLLPYLSTKQTLDFDALRGAPKFQMKPENSGMLFGVSAIRFLYLGVIAGTLVVLLRRELQRVLPKRANAAR, encoded by the coding sequence ATGACTTCGCCAATTGCTTTTGGAAGTAGCCGCCTGGGGAGAACGCCCTACGTGCTGCAAGGCTTGTTGCTCGTGGCGCTGGTCGCTTTGATTGTCTTTGCCTCCTCGGTGAGCGCAGGCATTGGCCAGACCGAGACGACATTGCAGCGGTATTCCATGAAGGAACCACAGGTCGCCGACCCTGGCTCCGTCTATGTGGAGGTCACGCTTCCTCCGCCTGCGCTGCTGCAACTGAGTTCTGGCTTGGTGGGAATGGCACCGTCCATGCATCTGATCCGGCTTTTGGCGACGCGCCCCTTGACCAATGTCGATGTGATCGAACATCCGGCGCGGCGGCGCTACGGACGGGTGGACCTCAGCTTTGTCTTCCTCCTGGTCCTGCCGATTGCAATTCTTCCGATCTGTTTCTTTCTCTATCGGCAGTGCCTCGCCAGCGGCGCGATTGAGAAGCTGCTGAGTGGCAAGGTTTCCATGTTCGACTTCTGCATCGAGAGGATTTTGATGCCTCTCGGCGTATTCTCCGGCGTGATCATCCTCAGCACCTTGGCCAGCTTGTACGCCAGCGGGATGCAGATCGGGTCCAACGAGAGGTTGGGACGCCTTTCTTTTTGGGTCGCCATCGTGAGCGTCTACTTGTTGGGATGGCTCTTGCTCTTTGCCTGGCTCCTGCTGCGAGGCTCTTCCTTTGCCGGAGCAGCCATCCGCTACACAGGTATTTTTCTGATCAGCGTCATCGGAGTGCCCTTCCTGCTACAGAGCATTGGATCGGCCATAGCCCGCCCGCAGAGCCGGCTGGAGATTTCGATCGATCGTAGGAATTTGAGCAAAACGATCCAGTTGCCAGAGCAGGCAGTAGTCGATCAATTTCTACAATCCCAGGGAGCGCCCGCAATCGACTGGTCGCAACCACTTGGCAACACCAGACTCATCGCCCTGAAGAGCCTGATGGTGGAAGAACAACTCCGGCCCAAGGTCGAGGCCTTTGAGTCGAGTGTGCGCCGGATGGAGCAGCTGAGCCAGATCGGATCCTGGCTCTCTCCCTACACCGTGACCCAATTCGCGGTGGACGATCTGGCGGGATCCGGGTTATCGCGCTATACGGAATTCCGGGAAGCCGCGATCGTATTCTTTCAGCAGTGGAAAACATATCTTCTGCCTTACCTGTCAACAAAGCAGACGCTCGATTTCGATGCGCTGCGCGGAGCGCCAAAGTTCCAAATGAAGCCCGAGAACAGCGGCATGCTGTTTGGGGTGAGTGCGATTCGGTTTCTTTATCTGGGTGTGATTGCCGGGACACTCGTGGTGCTCTTGCGCCGCGAGTTGCAAAGAGTGCTGCCCAAACGTGCAAACGCCGCCCGGTGA
- the rpmB gene encoding 50S ribosomal protein L28 has translation MAKLCPVTGKKPISGHTVSHANNKTKRRFEPNLHVKRIWVASEKKFIRVRLSAKALRTIDKVGVDSVLALLKKA, from the coding sequence ATGGCCAAACTTTGTCCTGTCACCGGTAAAAAGCCAATCAGCGGTCACACCGTTTCGCACGCGAATAATAAGACGAAGCGTCGCTTCGAACCGAATCTGCACGTCAAGCGGATCTGGGTTGCCAGCGAGAAGAAGTTCATCCGCGTTCGCCTTTCTGCGAAAGCTCTCCGCACTATCGATAAAGTCGGCGTTGACTCCGTCCTCGCTCTTCTCAAGAAGGCTTAG
- a CDS encoding trypsin-like peptidase domain-containing protein produces MSEFSAVQSRWQRCGAMDREIIPLQNSDNEIQMRFVHLVVLLALTSAPSLGQTPPAAAPPQELSSFSQSVRALARKVSPCVVEIVVAKYSTGEEEGTKGTGLLRRQRGSGSGVLIDAEGYIITNAHVVSSAYSVKVAPRGGTGEGQAVDAKIVGIDRESDLAVIKIEGKNFPHLAFGRSDLLEQGDIVLAFGSPLGLENSVSMGVVSSPGRTVGEENPIAYIQTDAAINPGNSGGALVNAAGQLVGINSFIMTQSGGNEGIGFAIPSNVVRQAYRQIRAYGGVRRGMIGIAAQNLTPLLAKGLGIEATSGVILSDVAPEGPADKGGMESGDLILTMDGVKVKNLRQVTMEIYRKRKGDQMSFTVLRGKTTVPLNVTVDEEEAHHEKMSGMVSVEKNLVRRLGALLVPLTKDNAQILGPYRHEYGLVVAAKSADGVTQDIDLEVGDVIYGLNGLVTTTVESLREALERLKPGDAMVLQVEREGQVRYVALEWS; encoded by the coding sequence ATGTCTGAGTTTAGCGCAGTACAGAGCCGTTGGCAACGCTGCGGCGCGATGGATCGCGAAATCATCCCGCTTCAGAACAGCGACAATGAAATTCAAATGCGATTCGTGCACCTCGTTGTACTCCTTGCTCTCACCAGCGCTCCCAGTTTGGGTCAGACACCTCCGGCGGCGGCGCCTCCCCAAGAGCTCAGTTCCTTCAGCCAGAGCGTGCGGGCACTGGCCCGGAAGGTTTCTCCCTGTGTCGTCGAGATCGTGGTTGCAAAGTATTCCACTGGTGAGGAAGAAGGCACCAAGGGCACCGGCTTGCTCCGCCGGCAACGGGGCAGCGGTAGTGGCGTCTTGATCGATGCCGAGGGCTACATCATTACCAACGCGCATGTCGTGTCGAGCGCTTACAGCGTGAAGGTGGCGCCACGCGGAGGCACTGGCGAAGGGCAGGCGGTGGACGCGAAGATTGTCGGCATCGACCGGGAAAGCGATCTGGCTGTCATCAAAATCGAAGGAAAGAATTTTCCGCATCTCGCCTTCGGCCGCAGTGACCTGCTCGAACAAGGAGATATCGTTCTGGCATTTGGCAGCCCCCTCGGCCTAGAGAATTCTGTCTCGATGGGCGTGGTGAGTTCTCCCGGGCGAACGGTGGGAGAGGAGAACCCGATCGCCTATATCCAGACCGACGCCGCCATCAATCCGGGCAATAGCGGTGGAGCACTGGTGAATGCAGCTGGGCAACTGGTGGGGATCAACTCGTTCATCATGACCCAGAGCGGCGGCAATGAAGGCATCGGATTTGCGATCCCTTCCAACGTGGTGCGTCAGGCCTATCGCCAGATTCGCGCCTATGGCGGCGTGCGGCGGGGCATGATCGGAATCGCGGCGCAGAATCTGACGCCTCTGCTGGCCAAGGGTCTGGGCATTGAGGCAACCAGCGGTGTGATTCTGAGCGATGTTGCCCCGGAGGGGCCTGCCGACAAGGGAGGCATGGAGAGCGGCGATCTGATTCTGACGATGGATGGAGTGAAGGTCAAAAACCTGCGGCAGGTGACCATGGAAATCTATCGCAAGCGCAAAGGGGACCAGATGAGCTTCACCGTATTACGAGGCAAGACGACAGTTCCGTTGAACGTCACCGTCGATGAAGAGGAAGCGCACCACGAGAAGATGTCCGGCATGGTGAGCGTAGAGAAGAATCTGGTGCGGCGGCTGGGTGCGCTGCTGGTGCCTCTCACCAAGGACAATGCGCAGATTCTGGGCCCGTACCGGCATGAGTACGGCCTCGTAGTGGCGGCGAAAAGCGCCGACGGCGTCACACAAGACATCGATCTTGAGGTGGGTGATGTGATCTATGGCCTCAATGGCCTGGTCACGACGACGGTGGAGAGCCTACGAGAGGCGCTCGAACGGCTGAAGCCCGGCGACGCCATGGTGCTGCAAGTGGAGCGCGAGGGCCAAGTGCGCTATGTCGCGCTCGAATGGAGCTAG